In Streptomyces sp. NBC_00483, a single window of DNA contains:
- a CDS encoding DUF742 domain-containing protein: protein MTPPTDSHDPYGATAHAGYGFEGDQPLVRPYAMTGGRTRPRYQLAIEALVSTTADPAALVTLLPEHQRICHLCREVKSVAEVSALLSMPLGVARILVADLAEAGLVAIHQPGGDEANGGAPDVTLLERVLSGLRKL from the coding sequence ATGACCCCGCCCACCGACTCACACGACCCGTACGGCGCCACCGCCCACGCCGGGTACGGCTTCGAGGGCGACCAGCCCCTGGTCCGCCCCTACGCGATGACCGGTGGCCGGACCCGCCCGCGCTACCAGCTCGCCATCGAGGCGCTGGTGAGCACGACGGCCGACCCCGCGGCCCTGGTGACGCTGCTGCCTGAGCACCAGCGCATCTGCCACCTGTGCCGCGAGGTGAAGTCGGTGGCCGAGGTCTCGGCGCTGCTTTCGATGCCGCTCGGCGTGGCCCGGATCCTCGTCGCGGACCTGGCCGAGGCCGGGCTCGTCGCCATTCACCAGCCGGGCGGCGACGAGGCCAACGGCGGTGCGCCGGACGTGACTCTGCTCGAAAGGGTGCTCAGTGGACTTCGCAAGCTCTGA
- a CDS encoding roadblock/LC7 domain-containing protein, with the protein MSQAAQNLNWLITNFVDNTPGVSHTVVVSADGLLLAMSEGFPRDRADQLAAVASGLTSLTAGASRIFEGGPVNQTVVEMERGFLFLMSISDGSSLAVLAHPDCDIGLVGYEMALMVDRAGSVLTPDLRAELQGSLLH; encoded by the coding sequence ATGAGCCAGGCGGCACAGAACCTGAACTGGTTGATCACGAACTTCGTGGACAACACGCCGGGTGTCTCGCACACGGTCGTGGTGTCCGCGGACGGGCTGCTGCTCGCGATGTCCGAGGGGTTCCCGCGCGATCGCGCGGACCAGCTGGCGGCCGTGGCGTCGGGTCTCACCTCGCTCACGGCCGGCGCGTCCCGGATCTTCGAGGGCGGCCCGGTGAATCAGACGGTCGTGGAGATGGAGCGCGGCTTTCTCTTCCTCATGTCCATCTCGGACGGCTCGTCGCTCGCCGTGCTCGCACACCCCGACTGCGACATCGGCCTCGTCGGCTACGAGATGGCGCTGATGGTCGACCGGGCGGGCTCGGTGCTCACCCCCGACCTGCGCGCAGAGCTTCAGGGCAGCCTTCTGCACTGA
- a CDS encoding sensor histidine kinase: MQGRKNRDGSAAAEPEPRGGTGPTAGGTRPPHAQNPGRTASVDTSEADGRSGGSGSGTQSSAKPKGPTGPGSRMALRNWRISTRLVSLLALPVVAATSLGALRIAESLNDIQQLDNMKLLTEMTKQATELASALQEERDQAAGPLSNGSSTSDFNVKSTREKTDRAQDTFLQSTTDIKADGETGSLNGVREHAVQIAHELINLNKIRQGAYEDRSNSSQTVDSYARIIDELLSLSTDMAQATSSPEMIQRTRALSAFSSAKEYASEQRAIIAAALPPNSSRFGKLSETDRQYGLAAAENQESQIQSFKAVYGAVPAQELLKPIEENNSTIKAADTYANRVLQKSDGIKSQDKRSYKDWVDADTTRVQEMSKIELTLLNQMEQQARELRNASERSAIINGALILLVLGVSLVGAFVVARSMIRSLRRLQDTATKVAQDRLPELVRELSESDPQDIDTSVESVGVHSRDEIGKVAAAFDDVHREAVRLAAEQALLRGNVNAMFTNLSRRSQGLIQRQLSLISELESREADPDQLSSLFKLDHLATRMRRNGENLLVLAGEEPGRRWTRPVPLVDVLRAAASEVEQYERIELAAVPATEVAGRVVNDLVHLLAELLENATSFSSPQTKVKVTGHALPDGRVLVEIHDTGIGLSPEDLAAINERLAAPPTVDVSVSRRMGLFVVGRLSQRHGIRIQLRPSDSGGTTALVMLPVDVAQGGKKPSGKGGPGGSGGPAAAQAAAGVAAARRGQAPGNAGGPPGLLGGGSGAPGGRPQVGAGTGGPRAALPGRGGGPQAPANSGANGPSGPSAPSGPSAPDAFGKGQAPGGPVPPQQRTHSDPNEPRGRRPMLPPRGGGPRAELPGGNPQPRTPSWSDENAQPNLDAPRGHDEPDTTAPFPRVRDDRQGPPQQGGHGPAQDSGQFVRSDVFGPRDGNTGGPDAASGFRDGGFTDRQDPSATGQFNQQQGGPSSTGRHQRPQDPSTDRFPRVQDPSATGQYGRQQGDPSATGRFAQPQGPTDSGGFPRPQDPSSGTGQFPRSQDPANTGQYNQAQGDPSATGQFQNPQEPSSTAQFPRVQDPSATGRFNQPQGPSDSGGFPRPQDPSSGTGQFPRSQDPADTGQYNRPPSDPANTGQYAQPQGRSATGQFEFTPPKPPQRNGGQDQGIPAQPSQEDFLPPGDNSGGDGRTPLYDNLETNWFHGQNGQSQGQNQGQGQGQGQGQNGRNQNGQGRSQGMQSPNGRLDQGLPQRQQQGQAPSAAPSRPAASQDPAEANWRQSPNDDLMRQAERVRKPAAGGVTHSGLPRRVPRANLVAGTAQEQQTQTGPQVSRAPDEVRGRLTNLRRGIQQGRQAGNTGSYPRPTHQQER; the protein is encoded by the coding sequence GTGCAGGGACGTAAGAACAGGGATGGCAGCGCTGCGGCGGAGCCGGAGCCGCGCGGCGGGACCGGCCCGACAGCCGGCGGCACCCGGCCCCCGCACGCCCAGAACCCGGGACGCACCGCGTCCGTCGACACCTCGGAGGCCGACGGCAGGAGCGGCGGTTCCGGCTCGGGCACGCAGTCCTCGGCGAAGCCCAAGGGCCCCACGGGGCCCGGTTCGCGGATGGCGCTGCGCAACTGGCGCATCTCGACGCGTCTCGTCTCGCTGCTCGCGCTGCCCGTGGTCGCGGCGACCTCGCTGGGCGCGCTGCGGATCGCCGAGTCCCTGAACGACATCCAGCAGCTCGACAACATGAAGCTGCTGACCGAGATGACCAAGCAGGCCACCGAGCTGGCGTCGGCGCTCCAGGAGGAGCGCGACCAGGCGGCGGGCCCGCTGTCCAACGGCTCCTCGACGAGCGACTTCAACGTCAAGTCGACGCGGGAGAAGACCGACCGCGCCCAGGACACGTTCCTGCAGAGCACCACCGACATCAAGGCCGATGGCGAGACCGGCAGCCTCAACGGTGTGCGAGAGCACGCGGTGCAGATCGCCCACGAGCTGATCAACCTCAACAAGATCCGGCAGGGGGCGTACGAGGACCGGTCGAACTCCTCGCAGACCGTCGACTCCTACGCCCGCATCATCGACGAGCTGCTCTCCCTGTCCACGGACATGGCGCAGGCGACCAGCAGCCCCGAGATGATTCAGCGCACGCGCGCCCTCTCGGCCTTCTCCTCCGCCAAGGAGTACGCCTCCGAGCAGCGCGCCATCATCGCGGCCGCCCTGCCGCCCAACAGCTCCCGGTTCGGCAAGCTCTCGGAGACCGACCGGCAGTACGGTCTCGCGGCAGCCGAGAACCAGGAATCGCAGATCCAGTCGTTCAAGGCCGTCTACGGCGCCGTGCCCGCGCAGGAGCTGCTGAAGCCGATCGAGGAGAACAACTCCACGATCAAGGCCGCGGACACCTACGCGAACCGTGTGCTGCAGAAGTCCGACGGCATCAAGTCGCAGGACAAGCGCTCGTACAAGGACTGGGTCGACGCGGACACCACGCGCGTCCAGGAAATGTCCAAGATCGAGCTGACGCTGCTCAACCAGATGGAGCAGCAGGCCCGCGAGCTGCGCAACGCCTCCGAGCGCTCGGCCATCATCAACGGTGCGCTGATCCTGCTCGTGCTCGGCGTCTCGCTCGTCGGCGCCTTCGTCGTGGCCCGGTCCATGATCCGCTCGCTGCGCCGGCTCCAGGACACCGCGACCAAGGTCGCCCAGGACCGCCTGCCCGAGCTGGTCCGCGAGCTGTCCGAGTCCGACCCCCAGGACATCGACACGTCCGTGGAGTCGGTCGGCGTGCACTCGCGCGACGAGATCGGCAAGGTGGCCGCGGCCTTCGACGACGTGCACCGCGAGGCCGTGCGTCTCGCCGCCGAGCAGGCCCTCCTGCGAGGCAACGTCAACGCGATGTTCACCAACCTCTCGCGCCGTTCGCAGGGCCTCATCCAGCGTCAGCTGTCGCTCATCTCCGAGCTGGAGTCCCGCGAGGCCGACCCGGACCAGCTGTCGTCGCTGTTCAAGCTCGACCACCTCGCGACCCGCATGCGCCGTAACGGTGAGAACCTCCTCGTTCTCGCCGGTGAGGAGCCCGGTCGTCGCTGGACGCGGCCCGTGCCGCTCGTCGACGTGCTGCGTGCCGCCGCGTCCGAGGTGGAGCAGTACGAGCGCATCGAGCTGGCCGCCGTGCCCGCGACCGAAGTCGCCGGCCGCGTGGTCAACGACCTCGTGCACCTGCTCGCCGAGCTGCTCGAGAACGCGACCTCGTTCTCCTCGCCGCAGACCAAGGTGAAGGTGACCGGTCACGCGCTGCCCGACGGGCGGGTGCTCGTCGAGATCCACGACACCGGCATCGGCCTCTCGCCCGAGGACCTCGCCGCGATCAACGAGCGCCTGGCGGCGCCGCCCACCGTGGACGTCTCGGTGTCCCGCCGCATGGGTCTGTTCGTGGTCGGTCGGCTGTCGCAGCGCCACGGCATCCGCATCCAGCTCCGCCCCTCCGACTCCGGTGGTACGACCGCGCTGGTCATGCTCCCCGTGGATGTCGCGCAGGGCGGCAAGAAGCCTTCCGGCAAGGGCGGCCCCGGTGGTTCCGGTGGTCCGGCCGCCGCGCAGGCCGCGGCCGGTGTCGCCGCCGCGCGGCGCGGCCAGGCGCCCGGCAACGCCGGTGGTCCTCCTGGTCTCCTCGGGGGCGGCTCCGGTGCTCCCGGTGGGCGGCCGCAGGTCGGTGCCGGTACGGGTGGGCCGCGTGCGGCGCTGCCCGGGCGCGGCGGTGGCCCGCAGGCGCCGGCCAATTCCGGTGCCAACGGTCCTTCGGGCCCCTCGGCCCCCTCCGGTCCTTCCGCTCCCGACGCGTTCGGCAAGGGGCAGGCTCCCGGCGGCCCCGTGCCGCCGCAGCAGCGCACCCACAGCGACCCCAACGAGCCGCGGGGCCGGCGCCCGATGCTGCCCCCGCGCGGCGGTGGCCCGCGTGCCGAGCTGCCGGGCGGCAACCCGCAGCCCCGTACGCCGAGTTGGAGCGACGAGAACGCGCAGCCGAACCTGGACGCTCCGCGCGGTCACGACGAGCCGGACACCACGGCCCCGTTCCCACGCGTCCGCGACGACCGCCAGGGCCCGCCCCAGCAGGGTGGTCACGGCCCGGCGCAGGACTCCGGCCAGTTCGTCCGCTCCGACGTCTTCGGCCCGCGTGACGGCAACACCGGCGGGCCCGACGCGGCGAGCGGCTTCCGGGACGGCGGCTTCACGGACCGTCAGGACCCGTCCGCCACCGGCCAGTTCAACCAGCAGCAGGGCGGCCCGTCGAGCACCGGCCGGCACCAGCGCCCGCAGGACCCGAGCACCGACCGGTTCCCGCGCGTCCAGGACCCGTCCGCCACCGGTCAGTACGGCCGGCAGCAGGGCGACCCGTCGGCCACCGGCCGGTTCGCGCAGCCGCAGGGTCCGACGGACAGCGGCGGCTTCCCGCGCCCGCAGGACCCCTCGTCCGGCACCGGCCAGTTCCCGCGCTCCCAGGACCCGGCGAACACCGGCCAGTACAACCAGGCGCAGGGCGACCCGTCGGCCACCGGTCAGTTCCAGAACCCGCAGGAGCCGTCGAGCACCGCTCAGTTCCCGCGTGTTCAGGATCCGTCGGCCACCGGCCGGTTCAACCAGCCGCAGGGCCCGTCCGACAGCGGCGGCTTCCCCCGCCCGCAGGACCCCTCGTCCGGCACCGGCCAGTTCCCGCGCTCCCAGGACCCGGCCGACACCGGCCAGTACAACCGTCCGCCGAGCGACCCGGCGAACACCGGCCAGTACGCGCAGCCCCAGGGCCGCTCGGCGACCGGCCAGTTCGAGTTCACGCCCCCGAAGCCGCCTCAGCGCAACGGCGGTCAGGACCAGGGCATCCCGGCGCAGCCCTCGCAGGAGGACTTCCTGCCGCCGGGCGACAACTCGGGCGGGGACGGCCGTACGCCGCTGTACGACAACCTGGAGACGAACTGGTTCCACGGCCAGAACGGCCAGAGCCAGGGTCAGAACCAAGGCCAGGGCCAGGGCCAGGGCCAGGGTCAGAACGGTCGGAACCAGAACGGTCAGGGCCGCAGCCAGGGCATGCAGTCGCCGAACGGGCGCCTCGATCAGGGTCTCCCGCAGCGGCAGCAGCAGGGCCAGGCCCCCTCGGCCGCCCCGTCGCGCCCCGCCGCGTCCCAGGACCCGGCCGAGGCCAACTGGCGGCAGTCCCCCAACGACGACCTGATGCGCCAGGCCGAGCGGGTGCGCAAGCCCGCCGCGGGCGGCGTCACCCACTCCGGTCTGCCCCGCCGTGTGCCGAGGGCGAACCTGGTGGCGGGCACCGCTCAGGAGCAGCAGACTCAGACCGGTCCTCAGGTCTCGCGCGCGCCCGACGAGGTGCGCGGTCGGCTGACCAATCTCCGTCGGGGCATTCAGCAGGGGCGGCAGGCCGGAAACACCGGCAGCTACCCCCGCCCCACTCACCAGCAGGAGCGTTAG
- a CDS encoding fumarylacetoacetate hydrolase family protein — MRIARFSIDGNVAFGAVEGDKPDELVLDIIKGIPFADFELSGTKVPVSKVRLLPPVLPNKVIAFGRNYAEHAKELGNEVPDTPFAFFKPSTSVIGPDAEIQYPNFSQELHHEAELAVVIGRMCREVPRERVKDVVFGYTAANDVTARDVQKREKQWARAKGFDTSCPLGPWVETDLSLEQASDLTIQCTVNGQQRQLGRTSQMITSIEDLIVNISEAMTLLPGDVILTGTPEGVGPLSVGDEVAVSIEGIGTLTNKVVKRG, encoded by the coding sequence GTGCGCATCGCCAGATTCTCCATCGACGGGAACGTCGCCTTCGGCGCGGTCGAGGGCGACAAGCCAGACGAGCTCGTCCTCGACATCATCAAGGGCATCCCGTTCGCGGACTTCGAACTCTCCGGTACGAAGGTCCCGGTCAGCAAGGTCCGGCTGCTGCCCCCCGTGCTCCCGAACAAGGTGATCGCCTTCGGCCGCAACTACGCGGAGCACGCGAAGGAACTGGGCAACGAGGTCCCGGACACCCCCTTCGCCTTCTTCAAGCCGTCGACGTCGGTGATCGGACCGGACGCCGAGATCCAGTACCCCAACTTCTCGCAGGAGCTCCACCACGAGGCGGAGCTCGCGGTCGTCATCGGCCGCATGTGCCGCGAGGTCCCGCGCGAGCGCGTCAAGGACGTCGTCTTCGGCTACACGGCCGCCAACGACGTCACCGCGCGCGACGTACAGAAGCGCGAGAAGCAGTGGGCGCGGGCCAAGGGCTTCGACACGTCCTGCCCGCTGGGCCCCTGGGTCGAGACCGACCTCTCCCTGGAGCAGGCCTCCGACCTCACGATCCAGTGCACGGTCAACGGCCAGCAGCGTCAGCTCGGCCGCACGTCGCAGATGATCACGTCCATCGAGGACCTGATCGTCAACATCTCCGAGGCCATGACGCTGCTCCCCGGCGACGTCATCCTCACGGGCACCCCGGAAGGGGTCGGCCCGCTCAGCGTCGGCGACGAGGTCGCCGTCAGCATCGAAGGCATCGGCACTCTCACCAACAAGGTTGTCAAGCGTGGCTAG
- the gltX gene encoding glutamate--tRNA ligase gives MSSVASAPVRVRFCPSPTGNPHVGLVRTALFNWAFARHNQGTLVFRIEDTDAARDSEESYEQLLDAMRWLGFDWDEGPEVGGPHAPYRQSQRMDIYKDVADKLVEAGRAYPCYCSTEELDERRDAARAAGKPSGYDGHCRDLTAEQKAAYEAEGRKPIVRFRMPDERITFNDLVRGEISYEPENVPDYGIVRANGAPLYTLVNPVDDALMEITHVLRGEDLLSSTPRQIALYWALKDLGLAKLVPEFGHLPYVMGEGNKKLSKRDPQSSLNLYRERGFLPEGLLNYLSLLGWSLSADRDIFSIEEMVAAFDVKDVQPNPARFDLKKCESINGDHIRLLDPKEFAARCEPWLKAPVAPWAPEDFDEAKWAAIAPHAQTRLKVLSEITDNVDFLFLSEPVFDEASWTKAMKEGSDALLRTAREKLDAADWNSPESLKEAVLAAGEAHGLKLGKAQAPVRVAVTGRTIGLPLFESLEILGKETTFARIDAALAKLTA, from the coding sequence TTGTCAAGCGTGGCTAGCGCACCCGTACGCGTCCGTTTCTGCCCCTCGCCCACCGGTAACCCCCACGTGGGCCTGGTCCGCACCGCCCTGTTCAACTGGGCCTTCGCGCGCCACAACCAGGGCACCCTGGTCTTCCGCATCGAGGACACCGACGCGGCCCGCGACAGCGAGGAGTCGTACGAGCAGCTCCTCGACGCGATGCGCTGGCTCGGCTTCGACTGGGACGAGGGCCCGGAGGTCGGCGGCCCGCACGCGCCGTACCGCCAGTCCCAGCGGATGGACATCTACAAGGACGTCGCCGACAAGCTCGTCGAGGCCGGCCGGGCCTACCCCTGCTACTGCTCCACCGAGGAGCTGGACGAGCGCCGCGATGCCGCCCGCGCCGCAGGCAAGCCCTCCGGCTACGACGGCCACTGCCGCGACCTCACCGCCGAGCAGAAGGCCGCGTACGAGGCCGAGGGCCGCAAGCCCATCGTCCGCTTCCGCATGCCCGACGAGCGGATCACGTTCAACGACCTGGTCCGCGGCGAGATCTCGTACGAGCCGGAGAACGTCCCGGACTACGGCATCGTCCGTGCCAACGGCGCTCCGCTCTACACGCTCGTCAACCCGGTCGACGACGCCCTGATGGAGATCACCCACGTCCTGCGCGGCGAGGACCTGCTCTCCTCCACCCCGCGCCAGATCGCCCTCTACTGGGCGCTCAAGGACCTGGGGCTCGCCAAGCTGGTGCCCGAGTTCGGCCACCTCCCGTACGTCATGGGCGAGGGCAACAAGAAGCTGTCGAAGCGCGACCCGCAGAGCAGCCTCAACCTCTACCGCGAGCGCGGCTTCCTCCCGGAGGGCCTGCTCAACTACCTCTCGCTCCTCGGCTGGTCCCTCTCCGCCGACCGCGACATCTTCTCCATCGAAGAGATGGTCGCGGCCTTCGACGTCAAGGACGTCCAGCCGAACCCGGCCCGCTTCGACCTCAAGAAGTGCGAGTCGATCAACGGCGACCACATCCGCCTGCTCGACCCCAAGGAGTTCGCGGCCCGCTGCGAGCCCTGGCTGAAGGCTCCCGTCGCCCCGTGGGCCCCCGAGGACTTCGACGAGGCGAAGTGGGCGGCGATCGCCCCCCACGCCCAGACCCGCCTCAAGGTCCTCTCCGAGATCACGGACAACGTGGACTTCCTCTTCCTCTCCGAGCCGGTCTTCGACGAGGCGAGCTGGACGAAGGCCATGAAGGAGGGCTCCGACGCGCTCCTGAGGACGGCCCGCGAGAAGCTGGACGCCGCCGACTGGAACTCGCCCGAGTCCCTCAAGGAGGCCGTCCTGGCCGCCGGCGAGGCCCACGGCCTGAAGCTCGGCAAGGCCCAGGCCCCGGTCCGGGTGGCCGTCACCGGCCGCACCATCGGCCTGCCCCTCTTCGAGTCCCTCGAGATCCTGGGCAAGGAGACGACCTTCGCCCGCATCGACGCGGCCCTGGCAAAGCTCACCGCGTAA
- a CDS encoding HAD family hydrolase: protein MPHSTPIKAIVWDVDDTIFDYATADTVGMRAHLDAEGLLDGFGSVEEALVRWRATTREHWARFEAGESDWEGQRRDRVRSFVGRAMEAEEADGWFARYRGHYEAAWSLFPDTVPALDTLADGYRHAVLSNSSLHNQDRKLRVLGVRDRFEAVLCAAELGVAKPEAAAFHAVCEELSLEPHEIAYVGDQPDTDARGAVDAGLSGIWLDRAELGGRPELVRITGLGQLPALLAGDTRFGAQSTFG, encoded by the coding sequence ATGCCGCACAGCACGCCGATCAAGGCCATCGTCTGGGACGTGGATGACACGATCTTCGACTACGCGACGGCCGACACCGTCGGGATGCGCGCCCACCTCGACGCGGAGGGGCTGCTCGACGGCTTCGGGAGCGTCGAGGAGGCGCTCGTGCGGTGGCGGGCCACCACGCGCGAGCACTGGGCCCGGTTCGAGGCGGGAGAGTCCGACTGGGAGGGGCAGCGCAGGGACCGCGTGCGCAGCTTCGTGGGGCGCGCCATGGAGGCCGAGGAGGCCGACGGCTGGTTCGCCCGCTATCGCGGCCACTACGAGGCCGCGTGGAGCCTCTTCCCCGACACCGTCCCGGCCCTCGACACCCTCGCCGACGGCTACCGGCACGCGGTGCTGTCCAACTCCTCGCTGCACAACCAGGACCGCAAGCTGCGCGTCCTCGGTGTGCGCGACCGCTTCGAGGCCGTCCTGTGCGCCGCCGAACTCGGCGTCGCCAAGCCCGAGGCGGCCGCCTTCCACGCCGTCTGCGAGGAGCTCTCCCTGGAGCCGCACGAGATCGCGTACGTCGGTGATCAGCCCGACACGGACGCCCGCGGAGCCGTCGACGCGGGCCTGAGCGGAATCTGGCTCGACCGCGCTGAACTGGGCGGCAGGCCCGAACTCGTACGCATCACAGGGCTCGGGCAACTGCCTGCGCTGTTGGCCGGGGATACCCGTTTTGGAGCGCAGTCCACCTTCGGGTAA
- the ndgR gene encoding IclR family transcriptional regulator NdgR — protein MDNSSGVGVLDKAALVLGALESGPATLAGLVAATGLARPTAHRLAVALEHHRMVARDMQGRFILGPRLAELSAAAGEDRLLATAGPVLTHLRDVTGESAQLYRRQGDMRICVAAAERLSGLRDTVPVGSTLTMKAGSSAQILMAWEEPERLHRGLQGARFTATALSGVRRRGWAQSIGEREPGVASVSAPVRGPSNRVVAAVSVSGPIERLTRHPGRMHAQAIIDAAGRLSEALRRTG, from the coding sequence ATGGACAACAGTAGCGGCGTCGGCGTTCTGGACAAGGCAGCCCTTGTCCTGGGCGCTCTGGAGTCCGGACCCGCGACCCTCGCAGGCCTTGTCGCGGCCACCGGACTGGCAAGACCCACAGCCCACCGCCTTGCGGTGGCCCTGGAGCACCACCGCATGGTGGCGCGTGACATGCAGGGCCGTTTCATTCTCGGCCCGCGCCTCGCGGAACTCTCGGCGGCGGCCGGCGAGGACCGCCTCCTCGCGACGGCGGGCCCGGTGCTCACGCACCTTCGGGACGTCACGGGCGAGAGCGCCCAGCTCTACCGCCGCCAGGGCGACATGCGCATCTGCGTCGCCGCGGCGGAGCGGCTCTCCGGACTGCGGGACACGGTCCCGGTGGGCTCGACCCTCACGATGAAGGCGGGCTCCTCCGCGCAGATCCTGATGGCCTGGGAGGAGCCGGAGCGCCTGCACCGGGGCCTCCAGGGCGCCCGCTTCACGGCGACGGCCCTGTCGGGCGTCAGGCGCCGCGGCTGGGCCCAGTCGATCGGCGAGCGGGAGCCGGGCGTCGCGTCCGTCTCCGCGCCCGTACGCGGCCCCTCCAACCGCGTCGTGGCCGCGGTCTCGGTCTCCGGGCCGATCGAGCGCCTCACGCGCCACCCGGGCCGGATGCACGCCCAGGCGATCATCGACGCCGCGGGTCGCCTCTCCGAGGCCCTGCGCCGCACCGGTTGA
- the leuC gene encoding 3-isopropylmalate dehydratase large subunit: MGRTLAEKVWDDHVVRRAEGEPDLLFIDLHLLHEVTSPQAFDGLRQAGRQVRRTDLTIATEDHNTPTLDIDKPIADPVSRVQLETLRKNAAEFGVRLHSLGDVEQGVVHVVGPQLGLTQPGTTVVCGDSHTSTHGAFGGLAFGIGTSQVEHVLATQTLPMWRPKTMAITVDGELPEGVTAKDLILAIIAKIGTGGGQGYILEYRGSAIEKLSMEARMTICNMSIEAGARAGMVAPDETTFAYLEGRAHAPQGADWDAAVEYWKTLRTDDDAVFDAEVFIKADELSPFVTWGTNPGQGAPLSANIPDPASYEDASERFAAEKALEYMGLEAGQALRDVKVDTVFVGSCTNGRMEDLRAVAEILKGRKIADGLRMLVVPGSARVGLQAVEEGLDKVFKEAGAEWRYAGCSMCLGMNPDQLAPGERSASTSNRNFEGRQGKGGRTHLVSPQVAAATAVLGHLASPADLSDAPVAAGV; this comes from the coding sequence ATGGGTAGGACACTCGCGGAGAAGGTCTGGGACGACCACGTCGTCCGGCGCGCCGAGGGCGAGCCCGATCTCCTCTTCATCGATCTGCACCTGCTGCACGAGGTGACCAGCCCGCAGGCCTTCGACGGCCTCCGCCAGGCCGGACGTCAGGTGCGGCGCACCGACCTCACCATCGCCACCGAGGACCACAACACTCCGACCCTCGACATCGACAAGCCGATCGCCGACCCGGTCTCGCGCGTGCAGCTGGAGACGCTGCGCAAGAACGCGGCCGAGTTCGGGGTCCGCCTGCACTCGCTGGGCGACGTCGAGCAGGGTGTCGTGCACGTCGTGGGCCCGCAGCTGGGCCTCACCCAGCCGGGCACCACCGTCGTCTGTGGCGACTCCCACACCTCGACGCACGGCGCCTTCGGCGGCCTGGCGTTCGGCATCGGCACCTCGCAGGTCGAGCACGTGCTGGCCACGCAGACGCTGCCGATGTGGCGCCCGAAGACGATGGCGATCACCGTCGACGGCGAACTGCCCGAGGGCGTCACCGCCAAGGACCTGATCCTCGCCATCATCGCGAAGATCGGCACCGGCGGCGGTCAGGGCTACATCCTGGAGTACCGCGGCTCGGCCATCGAGAAGCTGTCGATGGAAGCGCGGATGACGATCTGCAACATGTCCATCGAGGCCGGTGCCCGCGCGGGCATGGTCGCCCCCGACGAGACCACTTTTGCGTACCTGGAGGGCCGTGCGCACGCCCCGCAGGGCGCCGACTGGGACGCCGCGGTCGAGTACTGGAAGACGCTGCGGACGGACGACGACGCGGTCTTCGACGCCGAGGTCTTCATCAAGGCCGATGAGCTGTCGCCGTTCGTGACCTGGGGCACCAACCCCGGTCAGGGAGCGCCCCTTTCGGCGAACATCCCCGACCCGGCTTCGTACGAAGACGCTTCGGAGCGCTTCGCCGCCGAAAAGGCCCTGGAGTACATGGGGTTGGAGGCCGGGCAGGCGCTGCGCGACGTCAAGGTCGACACCGTCTTCGTAGGCTCGTGCACCAACGGCCGCATGGAGGACCTGCGCGCCGTCGCCGAGATCCTCAAGGGCCGCAAAATCGCCGACGGACTGCGGATGCTGGTCGTTCCCGGCTCCGCGCGGGTGGGCCTGCAGGCCGTCGAGGAGGGCCTGGACAAGGTCTTCAAGGAGGCCGGCGCCGAGTGGCGCTACGCGGGCTGCTCCATGTGCCTGGGCATGAACCCGGACCAACTTGCTCCCGGCGAGCGCTCCGCGTCCACCTCCAACCGCAACTTCGAGGGCCGGCAGGGCAAGGGCGGGCGCACGCACCTGGTCTCGCCCCAGGTCGCCGCGGCCACCGCCGTGCTCGGCCACCTGGCCTCGCCCGCCGACCTGTCCGACGCCCCTGTCGCCGCTGGAGTCTGA
- the leuD gene encoding 3-isopropylmalate dehydratase small subunit yields MEAFTTHTGRAVPLRRSNVDTDQIIPAHWLKKVTRDGFEDGLFEAWRKDSEFVLNKPEREGATVLVAGPDFGTGSSREHAVWALQNYGFKTVISSRFADIFRGNSLKNGLLTVVLDQKVVDALWDLVENDPQAEITVDLQEREVRAEGVTASFELDENSRWRLLNGLDDISITLRNEDDIAAYEAKRPAFKPQTVQV; encoded by the coding sequence ATGGAAGCATTCACCACGCACACCGGCCGGGCCGTCCCGCTGCGCCGCAGCAACGTCGACACCGACCAGATCATCCCCGCCCACTGGCTCAAGAAGGTGACGCGGGACGGGTTCGAGGACGGGCTGTTCGAGGCCTGGCGCAAGGACTCCGAGTTCGTCCTCAACAAGCCCGAGCGCGAGGGTGCCACCGTCCTGGTGGCAGGTCCCGACTTCGGCACCGGCTCGTCCCGTGAGCACGCGGTGTGGGCCCTGCAGAACTACGGCTTCAAGACCGTCATCTCCTCCCGCTTCGCGGACATCTTCCGCGGCAACTCCCTCAAGAACGGTCTGCTGACCGTGGTTCTCGACCAGAAGGTCGTGGACGCGCTGTGGGACCTGGTGGAGAACGACCCGCAGGCCGAGATCACGGTCGACCTGCAGGAGCGCGAAGTTCGGGCCGAAGGCGTCACCGCGTCCTTCGAACTGGACGAGAACTCCCGCTGGCGGCTGCTGAACGGGCTCGACGACATCAGCATCACGCTGCGCAACGAGGACGACATCGCCGCCTACGAGGCGAAGCGCCCGGCCTTCAAGCCGCAGACGGTCCAGGTCTGA